A genomic window from Sporosarcina sp. Marseille-Q4063 includes:
- a CDS encoding restriction endonuclease subunit S, whose translation MQPILRFPQFKGKWETERLNDLGSFRRNYSFSRSYEGKGNYKHLHYGDIHSKFAGILDDETPIPSITVLQSFEVIMNNDLIFADASEDYKDLGKSAVFWNFTLDNVVAGLHTHLFRPSKSVDGRFLMYFTQTSKYFTFIRRVGTGISVLGLSKTNLGLLEINMPEYEEQQKIADFFTLLDHRIEQQQEKVEAWREYKIGVMQKLFSQELRFKDEDGQEFPEWKKHHLSEITDRVVRKNKGLQSILPLTISAQHGLIDQEKYFEKTVASSNLEGYYLINKGEFAYNKSYSNGYPFGAIKRLNNYEQGVLSTLYICFQPNSDVVYGDYLEQYFETSKWHKEISMISVEGARNHGLLNIGVGDFFETLHLLPSLNEQVKISSILKTIDEKIELEFLRLELLQDQKSGFMQQMFI comes from the coding sequence ATGCAACCAATTTTAAGGTTTCCACAATTTAAGGGTAAGTGGGAAACTGAAAGATTAAACGATTTAGGTAGTTTTAGGAGGAATTATTCGTTTTCTCGTAGTTATGAAGGCAAAGGAAATTATAAGCATCTTCATTACGGTGATATTCATTCGAAATTTGCTGGAATCTTAGATGATGAGACACCTATACCTTCGATAACAGTCCTACAAAGTTTTGAAGTCATTATGAATAATGATCTCATTTTTGCAGATGCATCCGAGGACTATAAAGATTTAGGTAAATCCGCAGTATTTTGGAATTTTACTTTGGATAATGTAGTTGCTGGTCTTCATACGCATTTATTTAGACCATCTAAATCTGTGGATGGTAGATTCTTAATGTATTTTACGCAAACAAGTAAATACTTTACTTTTATTAGACGAGTAGGTACAGGAATTTCGGTTCTTGGTTTGTCAAAAACGAACTTAGGGTTACTTGAGATTAATATGCCCGAGTATGAAGAACAACAAAAAATAGCCGACTTTTTCACCCTACTCGATCATCGCATTGAACAGCAACAAGAAAAGGTTGAAGCTTGGCGTGAGTATAAAATAGGAGTAATGCAGAAGCTGTTTAGCCAGGAATTACGTTTTAAGGATGAGGATGGACAGGAGTTTCCGGAGTGGAAAAAACATCACCTTAGTGAAATTACGGATAGAGTGGTTAGAAAGAATAAAGGGCTTCAATCCATATTGCCCTTAACTATATCAGCTCAACACGGATTAATAGATCAAGAAAAATACTTTGAAAAAACCGTTGCATCTTCGAATTTGGAAGGTTATTATCTCATAAATAAGGGCGAATTTGCTTATAATAAAAGCTACTCAAATGGATACCCTTTTGGTGCAATAAAGCGACTGAACAATTATGAACAGGGTGTTCTATCTACTTTATATATATGTTTTCAACCTAATAGCGATGTAGTTTATGGTGATTATCTAGAGCAATATTTTGAGACAAGTAAATGGCATAAAGAGATTTCAATGATTTCTGTTGAAGGAGCACGAAATCATGGCTTATTAAATATTGGAGTAGGTGACTTCTTCGAAACCTTACATTTACTTCCTTCTTTAAATGAACAAGTTAAAATTTCAAGCATACTAAAAACAATTGATGAAAAAATTGAATTAGAGTTTTTAAGACTAGAACTTTTACAAGACCAGAAATCGGGATTTATGCAGCAGATGTTTATTTAA
- a CDS encoding recombinase family protein, which translates to MESRKFGYIRVSSKDQNESRQMKAMKKIDINNRDIFLDKQSGKNFHREQYQLMKRMIRKGDILYIHSLDRFGRSKDDILNEWQELTKEIGADIVVLDMPLLDTTKYKDSIGNFISDLILQVLSWLAEDERDRIRIRQREGIDSALSNGVKFGRPSIEITDEFIQSYDKWQSGEITAVKAMEEANMKKTSFYKMVKVYQNL; encoded by the coding sequence TTGGAATCTCGAAAGTTCGGATACATCAGGGTAAGTTCAAAAGATCAAAACGAAAGCCGTCAAATGAAAGCAATGAAAAAGATTGATATTAATAATCGTGATATTTTCCTCGACAAGCAATCTGGTAAGAACTTTCACCGCGAACAATATCAATTAATGAAACGAATGATTAGGAAAGGAGATATTCTTTATATTCATTCACTGGATCGGTTCGGTCGAAGCAAGGATGATATTTTAAACGAGTGGCAAGAACTTACGAAGGAAATCGGGGCTGATATAGTGGTACTTGATATGCCTTTGTTGGATACTACAAAATATAAAGACAGTATTGGTAATTTCATCTCGGATCTTATCCTTCAAGTTCTCTCTTGGCTTGCGGAAGATGAACGAGATAGAATACGAATACGTCAACGTGAAGGTATTGATTCAGCCCTTTCTAATGGCGTTAAATTTGGACGGCCATCAATTGAAATAACAGATGAATTCATTCAGTCGTATGATAAGTGGCAATCCGGGGAAATTACAGCAGTTAAAGCAATGGAAGAAGCGAATATGAAGAAAACGTCATTTTATAAGATGGTGAAGGTGTATCAAAATCTATAA